In Juglans microcarpa x Juglans regia isolate MS1-56 chromosome 8D, Jm3101_v1.0, whole genome shotgun sequence, the following are encoded in one genomic region:
- the LOC121242794 gene encoding protein SUPPRESSOR OF GENE SILENCING 3, with protein sequence MSSVRGGDQSSKGKNVSEVNSPKVDHLNNKMADINLNSEQDDGQWEVARKPKNRAGSSAAKQLGSQSSNSSRAWGNPNMGQKQWMRGNGAPGRASVNSWSTQTADSKRPAGRGQPRHQVSTRGFEGNYVAPQPVIGPPLEHGWNWPAISVSTQSKGLEDGQLKDETILNSRHDNDVEADKDDNVDEAEDNDSDVMEDTDEDMSDDDDSDASQKSHNTRKKSRWFKKFFEILDSLSVEDINDPARQWHCPACQGGPGAIDWYRGLQPLMTHAKTKGANRMKIHRELAELLEEELRVRGTSVIPAGEAFGKWKGLKVDEKDHEIIWPPMVVIMNTRLEQDENEKWVGMGNQELLDYFSSYAAIKARHSYGPQGHRGMSVLIFEASARGYLEAERLHKHFAEQGTDRDAWEHRRTRVLFYQGGKRQLYGYMAVKEDLDTFNYHSQGKSKLKYEIRSYQEMVVNQIRQMSEDNQQLIYLKNKVVKEKSYSKAIEECLGITSERLRKTQEEMRIVKHRTKLQHEENKEEMYLQEQFFKDQIKTIHESREAKEEDFEKMQQEERDKVKQLNENPSNADEYKLRVEEIEKYIKLQDREMEDFAEERDKLIKVHEEKMAAMKRRHWEEEVELEKEFNAELTQLMDKYTPPQRPDDSTNNSF encoded by the exons ATGAGTTCGGTTAGAGGAGGTGATCAATCATCCAAGGGGAAAAATGTATCAGAAGTCAATAGCCCTAAGGTTGACcacttgaataataaaatggCAGACATCAACCTGAACTCAGAACAAGATGATGGTCAATGGGAGGTTGCAAGGAAGCCCAAGAACAGAGCTGGAAGCAGTGCTGCAAAACAATTGGGTTCTCAGAGTAGTAATAGTTCTAGAGCTTGGGGAAATCCAAATATGGGTCAAAAACAATGGATGCGAGGTAACGGTGCCCCAGGAAGGGCTTCTGTGAATTCCTGGTCAACACAAACTGCTGATTCTAAGCGACCTGCAGGTAGGGGACAGCCAAGGCACCAAGTATCCACTAGGGGCTTTGAGGGTAACTATGTAGCCCCACAACCTGTAATTGGCCCTCCATTGGAGCATGGATGGAACTGGCCTGCTATATCTGTTTCCACTCAATCCAAGGGTTTAGAAGATGGCCAGTTGAAGGATGAAACCATTTTGAACTCCCGTCATGATAATGATGTCGAGGCTGATAAGGATGACAATGTTGACGAGGCTGAAGATAATGACTCTGATGTCATGGAAGATACTGATGAGGATATGAGTGATGATGATGACTCTGATGCTAGTCAAAAGAGCCATAACACTCGAAAGAAGAGCAGATGGTTCAAGAAgttctttgaaattttggatAGCTTGTCTGTAGAAGACATAAATGATCCGGCAAGGCAGTGGCATTGTCCTGCATGCCAAGGTGGTCCTGGTGCCATTGATTGGTATCGAGGGCTGCAGCCTTTGATGACACATGCCAAAACCAAAGGGGCAAACAGGATGAAGATCCACAGGGAGCTGGCTGAACTCTTGGAGGAAGAATTGCGCGTGAGGGGAACATCGGTTATTCCGGCTGGAGAGGCATTTGGTAAATGGAAAGGTCTGAAAGTTGATGAAAAAGACCATGAAATAATTTGGCCTCCGATGGTTGTCATCATGAACACAAGGCTTGAACaggatgaaaatgaaaag TGGGTAGGAATGGGGAATCAAGAGCTTCTTGATTACTTCAGCTCATATGCTGCTATTAAGGCTCGACACTCGTACGGTCCACAAGGGCATCGTGGTATGAGTGTTTTGATCTTTGAGGCATCTGCAAGGGGTTATTTGGAAGCTGAGCGCCTGCATAAGCATTTTGCCGAGCAAGGAACTGATAGAGATGCTTGGGAGCACCGTCGTACTCGTGTCTTATTTTATCAAGGTGGGAAGCGCCAGCTTTATGGCTACATGGCAGTGAAAGAGGATTTGGATACATTTAACTATCATTCCCAAG GAAAATCTAAGCTGAAGTATGAGATTAGATCATACCAGGAGATGGTTGTGAACCAAATTAGGCAGATGAGTgaggacaaccagcagcttaTCTATTTGAAGAACAAGgttgtgaaggaaaagagttaTTCAAAAGCTATTGAAGAATGTCTTGGTATTACGAGTGAGAGGCTGCGCAAGACACAGGAGGAGATGCGCATTGTAAAACACAGAACCAAATTGCAGCATGAAGAGAACAAGGAAGAG aTGTACCTTCAAGAACAATTTTTTAAGGACCAGATCAAAACCATACATGAATCAAGGGAGGCCAAGGAAGAAGATTTTGAGAAGATGCAGCAAGAAGAGCGTGACAAGGTGAAGCAGTTAAATGAAAATCCTTCAAATGCAGACGAATACAAGCTCAG GGTGGaggaaattgaaaaatacataaagttACAAGACAGAGAGATGGAAGATTTCGCGGAGGAGAGAGACAAACTAATTAAAGTTCACGAGGAGAAGATGGCTGCAATGAAGCGGAGGCACTGGGAGGAAGAAGTAGAGCTGGAAAAAGAGTTCAATGCTGAACTAACCCAGCTCATGGACAAGTACACTCCCCCACAGCGTCCCGATGATTCCACCAACAACAGCTTTTGA
- the LOC121242792 gene encoding cleft lip and palate transmembrane protein 1 homolog translates to MAPPPGTEGQVQVQQGRQQQQQQGGFSQMITGVIRMAVFWYFASKFFSPKTPSEPSQLISNLFHKAEPLDMWLYVSEHEKFNDFGNEQALIWHERNIPFAVWGLESTRSLSLKYYPSEALKHNGSLYAHVFFARSGYPPDPNDPEYLPLAAFGRTHPVVTYLPKSRADKRKSLLGNSKGSDEVETVTEVVDGTEGDSIDDKPVEWVSYWKPNITINLVDDFTRYPHNAAPPNVAPYLNVEPSTGDYYPTIFFNEFWLLKDKLIPLNETVTELPLNLEVGPISMTKWQIFLQIDQSFQIHRSYGSMLEGEADELKRVFLEGNPYLLAITMVVSMLHSVFDFLAFKNDIQFWNKNKSMEGLSAKSVIVSFLCQLIVFLYLLDNDTSWMILASSGIGCCIEFWKIGKAMHIEIDRSGRIPMLRFRDRESYAGNKTKEYDDMAMKYLSYVLFLLVACSSVYSLMYERHKSWYSWILSSLTSCVYMFGFIMMCPQLFINYKLQSVAHLPWRQMTYKFLNTIIDDLFAFVIKMPTLHRLSVFRDDIIFLIYVYQRWIYPVDKKRVNEFGFGGDDDQVTDGAEVAAANEDEKKTN, encoded by the exons atggcGCCGCCCCCGGGGACGGAGGGGCAAGTTCAAGTGCAGCAAGGTAGacagcaacagcaacaacagGGTGGGTTCTCTCAAATGATTACGGGTGTCATAAGGATGGCTGTCTTTTGGTACTTCGCTTCCAAATTCTTCTCTCCCAAAACCCCATCCGAGCCTTCCCAACTCATCTCCAATCTCTTTCACAAGGCCGAGCCCCTG GATATGTGGTTATATGTCTCTGAACATGAGAAGTTCAATGACTTCGGCAACGAACAGGCACTTATTTGGCATGAAAGAAATATTCCGTTTGCAGTTTGGGGACTGGAGAGTACCAGGTCTCTTTCTTTGAAGTATTATCCATCTGAG GCTTTGAAGCACAATGGGAGTCTATATGCTCATGTTTTCTTTGCACGCTCTGGTTACCCACCAGACCCAAATGATCCAGAGTACCTACCTCTGGCTGCTTTCGGAAGGACACACC CTGTTGTAACATACTTGCCCAAGTCAAGAGCAGATAAAAGGAAGAGCTTATTGGGAAACTCCAAAGGTTCTGATGAGGTTGAAACAGTGACTGAG GTGGTTGATGGTACTGAAGGTGATTCTATAGATGATAAACCTGTGGAATGGGTTTCATATTGGAAGCCAAACATTACAATCAATTTAGTCGACGATTTTACAAG ATACCCCCATAATGCTGCACCTCCAAATGTTGCGCCTT ATTTGAATGTTGAGCCTAGTACAGGGGACTACTATCCTACCATCTTCTTCAATGAGTTTTGGTTACTCAAAGATAAGTTGATACCATTGAATGAGACTGTGACAGAATTGCCACTAAACCTGGAGGTGGGTCCCATAAGCATGACCAAGTGGCAAATATTCCTGCAGATTGACCAATCTTTCCAGATTCACCGTAGTTACGGAAGCATGCTTGAAGGCGAGGCTGATGAGTTGAAG AGGGTGTTCTTGGAAGGAAATCCATACCTCCTGGCAATCACAATGGTTGTTTCCATGCTTCATTCAGTGTTTGACTTCTTGGCATTTAAGAATG ACATCCAattttggaacaaaaataaGTCTATGGAAGGACTGTCTGCAAAGTCTGTTATAGTGAGCTTTCTGTGTCAGCTCATTGTTTTCCTCTATCTACTTGATAATGATACCTCATGGATGATTCTGGCAAGTTCTGGAATTGGTTGCTGcattgagttttggaaaatcgGAAAGGCCATGCACATAGAG ATTGATAGAAGTGGGAGAATACCCATGCTAAGGTTCCGGGATCGTGAGTCCTATGCAGGGAATAAGACAAAGGAATATGATGATATGGCAATGAAGTATTTGTCCTATGTACTGTTCCTCCTTGTTGCATGCTCATCTGTATACTCGCTCATGTATGAGCGCCACAAGAGCTGGTATTCTTGGATTCTATCTTCGCTGACAAGCTGTGTGTACATGTTTG GTTTCATAATGATGTGCCCTCAATTGTTCATAAATTACAAGCTGCAGTCTGTGGCTCATCTACCCTGGAGGCAGATGACATACAAATTCCTCAACACCATCATTGATGATCTCTTTGCCTTTGTCATAAAAATGCCAACACTGCATCGGCTGTCTGTCTTTCGTGATG ATATTATATTTCTGATCTATGTGTACCAGAGGTGGATATATCCAGTGGACAAGAAACGTGTCAATGAATTCGGTTTTGGTGGCGATGATGATCAGGTCACTGATGGTGCAGAGGTGGCTGCCGCaaatgaagatgagaagaaaaccAACTGA